In a single window of the Heliangelus exortis chromosome 1, bHelExo1.hap1, whole genome shotgun sequence genome:
- the FOXRED2 gene encoding FAD-dependent oxidoreductase domain-containing protein 2, with translation MAPAVWGMLLGLALCSLCVVNGAALLYHDYCIIGAGPAGLQAAYFLQQANRDYVVFERSHAPGSFFALYPRHRKLISINKRHTGKSNSEFNLRHDWNSLLSHDRRLLFRRYSRDFFPNADAMVRYLEDFASLLKLRVQYNTAIIHVTLERDERAWNGHYFLLADQDRQNYKCSSLLVATGTWVPNVVNFPGSEYVEGYETVSINPEDFAGQTVLILGRGNSAFETAENILGVTNFIHMVSRSRVRLSWATHYVGDLRAINNGLLDTYQLKSLDGLLEGDLEDLAIVKDKKGKLHITLRFYLEDRNGSAGIDSITLPQDELDNFATRAPYDRVIRCLGWKFDFSIYNRSLRMMPGKGNIKKYPQIKPSYESRGTRGLFVLGTASHSVDFRKSAGGFIHGFRYTTRAVHRLLENRHHGVPWPSTVYPVTQLTNSIIKRVNEASGLYQMFGVLADIILLRENATSFEYLEEYPVGVLSELEMQTGRKAPYGLFVVIMEYGRNFSGADKDVFYYNRAVGEAQHAWQSNFLHPVIYYYKRLPTEREMSLRPPDWPLPRPDAVHHIVEDFLTDWTAPNAHVLPLRRFLENCLGTDLRNFFAESCFLFALTRQKLPPCCQQGYLRMQGLLGSERLRRHAAEAGLLQDYTLTDFSGNRPPDSHTGSQDQLLRDHTVRVHPLQHLVNAKDEL, from the exons ATGGCCCCAGCGGTCTGGGGGATGCTCCTGGGGCTGGCCTTGTGCAGCCTGTGTGTGGTGAATGGTGCCGCTTTACTCTACCACGACTACTGCATCATCGGTGCCGGCCCCGCGGGCTTGCAGGCGGCCTATTTCCTCCAGCAAGCCAACCGGGACTACGTCGTCTTTGAGCGGAGCCACGCTCCCGGCAGCTTCTTCGCTCTCTACCCTCGCCACCGCAAGCTGATCAGCATCAACAAGCGGCACACGGGTAAATCCAACAGTGAGTTCAACCTCCGCCACGACTGGAACTCGCTCCTCAGCCATGACCGCCGGCTGCTTTTCCGACGCTACTCCCGGGACTTCTTCCCCAACGCCGATGCCATGGTGCGTTACCTGGAGGACTTTGCTTCCCTGTTGAAGCTGCGGGTTCAGTACAACACGGCCATCATCCACGTGACCCTAGAGAGGGACGAGCGGGCCTGGAACGGCCACTACTTCCTCCTGGCTGACCAGGACAGGCAGAACTACAAGTGCAG CTCTCTGTTGGTCGCCACTGGGACGTGGGTCCCCAACGTGGTCAATTTCCCTGGCTCAGAATACGTTGAGGGTTATGAGACCGTGTCCATCAACCCAGAGGATTTTGCTGGCCAAACTGTGTTGATCTTGGGCCGAGGGAACTCGGCCTTTGAGACAGCAGAGAACATCCTGGGTGTCACGAATTTCATCCACATGGTGAGCCGGTCCCGTGTGCGCCTCTCATGGGCCACTCACTACGTTGGGGATCTGAG agCAATTAACAATGGCCTGCTGGACACCTACCAGCTGAAATCTCTAGATGGGCTTCTGGAGGGTGACCTGGAAGATCTGGCCATTGTCAAGGACAAGAAAGGGAAGCTGCACATCACACTCCGCTTCTACCTGGAGGACAGAAACGGCAGCGCAGGCATCGACTCCATCACCCTCCCGCAGGATGAGCTGGATAATTTTGCCACCCGTGCACCTTATGACCGTGTCATCCGCTGCCTGGGCTGGAAGTTTGACTTCTCCATCTACAACAG ATCCCTTAGAATGATGCCAGGAAAAGGGAATATAAAGAAGTATCCTCAGATCAAACCTAGTTATGAGTCCAGAGGCACTCGGGGGCTTTTTGTTCTTGGCACTGCTAGCCATTCTGTTGACTTCAGGAAATCTGCTGGTGGCTTTATCCATGGATTCCGCTATACAA CTCGTGCAGTCCACCGCCTATTGGAAAACCGTCACCACGGTGTCCCCTGGCCATCCACAGTCTACCCTGTTACACAGCTGACCAATTCCATCATCAAGCGGGTGAATGAGGCCTCGGGCCTCTACCAGATGTTCGGTGTCCTGGCTGACATCATACTGCTGAgaga GAATGCCACATCATTTGAATACCTGGAAGAGTATCCAGTTGGAGTCCTGTCTGAGCTGGAAATGCAGACAGGGAGAAAGGCTCCCTATGGGCTGTTTGTTGTCATCATGGAATATGGAAGGAATTTCTCTGGAGCTGACAAGGATGTCTTCTACTACAACCGAGCCGTGGGAGAGGCACAGCATGCCTGGCAGTCCAACTTTTTGCATCCTGTTATTTACTATTACAAACGCCTCCCAACAG AGCGGGAGATGAGTCTTCGTCCCCCAGACTGGCCTCTCCCTCGCCCAGACGCTGTGCATCACATCGTGGAGGACTTCCTGACAGACTGGACGGCCCCGAACGCTCACGTCCTGCCTCTGAGGCGCTTTCTGGAGAACTGCCTGGGCACTGACCTGCGCAATTTTTTCGCAG AGTCCTGTTTCCTGTTTGCCCTCACGCGTCAGAAGCTGCCTCCCTGCTGTCAGCAGGGGTACCTGAGGATGCAGGGCCTTCTAGGGAGTGAGAGGCTCCGGCGCCACGCAGCAGAAGCTGGCCTGCTGCAGGATTACACTCTCACAGACTTCTCAGGGAACAGACCCCCTGACAGCCACACAGGGTCACAGGACCAGCTGCTGAGGGACCACACGGTGAGGGTTCATCCCCTGCAGCATCTTGTTAATGCCAAGGATGAGCTTTAG
- the EIF3D gene encoding eukaryotic translation initiation factor 3 subunit D isoform X2 gives MAKFVTPVIQDNPSGWGPCAVPEQFRDMPYQPFSKGDRLGKVADWTGATYQDKRYTNKYSSQFGGGSQYAYFHEEDESSFQLVDTARTQKTAYQRNRMRFAQRNLRRDKDRRNMVQFSMQTLPKSAKQKERDRLRLQKKFQKQFGVRQKWDQKSQKPRDSSVEVRSDWEVKEEMDFPRLMKMRYLEVSEPQDIECCGALEYYDKAFDRITTRNEKLLRSIKRIFHTVTTTDDPVIRKLAKTQGNVFATDAILATLMSCTRSVYSWDIIVQRVGSKLFFDKRDKSDFDLLTVSETANEPPQEEGNSFNSPRNLAMEATYINHNFSQQCLRMGKEKYKFPNPNPFVEDDMDKNEVASVAYRYRRWKLGDDIDLIVRCEHDGVMTGANGEVSFINIKTLNEWDSRYCNGVDWRQKLDSQRGAVIATELKNNSYKLARWTCCALLAGSEYLKLGYVSRYHVKDSSRHVILGTQQFKPNEFASQINLSIENAWGILRCVIDICMKLDEGKYLILKDPNKQVIRIYSLPDGTFSSDEDEEDEEEEEEEEEEES, from the exons ATGGCGAAGTTTGTGACACCCGTGATCCAGGACAACCCCTCCGGCTGGGGGCCCTGCGCTGTGCCCGAGCAGTTCAGGGACATGCCCTACCAGCCCTTCAGTAAAGGAGACCGCCTGGGAAAG GTGGCGGATTGGACGGGAGCCACGTATCAGGATAAAAGATACACAA ACAAGTACTCATCTCAGTTTGGTGGTGGAAGTCAGTATGCTTATTTCCACGAGGAGGATGAGTCCAGCTTCCAGCTGGTGGATACAGCACGGACGCAGAAGACAGCGTACCAGAGGAACCGCATGCGATTTGCACAG AGGAACCTTCGGAGAGACAAGGACCGCCGGAACATGGTGCAGTTCAGCATGCAGACGTTGCCAAAGAGTGCCAAGCAGAAGGAGAG AGATCGCTTGCGCCTACAGAAGAAGTTTCAGAAGCAGTTTGGAGTGAGGCAGAAATGGGACCAAAAATCACAG AAGCCTCGTGACTCCTCTGTTGAAGTTCGCAGTGACTGGGAGGTGAAGGAAGAGATGGATTTCCCTCGGCTGATGAAGATGCGCTACCTGGAGGTGTCAGAGCCACAGGACAT agAGTGCTGTGGAGCCCTAGAATACTATGACAAAGCCTTTGACCGTATTACAACAAGGAATGAGAAGCTACTGAGGAGCATTAAGCGCATCTTCCATACGGTCACTACCACTGATGACCCAGTTATCCGAAAG CTAGCCAAGACCCAGGGGAACGTGTTTGCCACAGATGCCATCCTGGCCACGCTGATGAGCTGCACTCGCTCCGTCTATTCCTGGGACATCATTGTTCAGAGAGTTGGATCCAAGCTTTTCTTTGACAAGAGGGACAAATCAGATTTTG ACCTCCTCACAGTGAGTGAAACAGCCAATGAGCCACCTCAGGAAGAGGGAAACTCCTTTAATTCTCCACGCAACCTTGCCATGGAAGCCACCTACATCAACCATAACTTCTCCCAGCAGTGTCTGAGGATG ggaaaggagaaatacAAGTTTCCCAATCCAAACCCCTTTGTGGAGGATGACATGGATAAAAACGAAGTAGCTTCTGTTGCTTACAG ATACCGACGGTGGAAGCTGGGAGATGATATAGATCTCATTGTCCGCTGCGAGCATGATGGAGTGATGACAGGAGCTAATGGAGAAGTGTCATTCATCAACATCAAAACACTGAACGAGTGGGATTCTAGG TATTGTAATGGAGTGGATTGGCGCCAGAAGCTCGACTCACAGAGGGGAGCTGTGATCGCCACCGAGCTGAAAAACAACAGCTACAAGTTAGCCCGCTGGACGTGTTGTGCTCTGCTGGCTGGATCAGAGTATCTTAAGCTCGG GTATGTGTCCCGGTACCACGTTAAGGACTCTTCCCGCCACGTGATTCTGGGCACGCAGCAGTTCAAGCCCAATGAGTTTGCCAGCCAGATCAACCTGAGCATAGAGAATGCCTGGGGCATCCTGAGATGTGTCATCGACATCTGTATGAAGCTGGATGAGGGGAAGTACCTCATCCTCAAGGATCCCAACAAGCAGGTGATCCGGATCTACAGCTTGCCTGATGGCACCTTCAGCTctgatgaggatgaggaggacgaggaggaagaagaggaagaggaag AGGAGGAGAGCTGA
- the EIF3D gene encoding eukaryotic translation initiation factor 3 subunit D isoform X1 → MAKFVTPVIQDNPSGWGPCAVPEQFRDMPYQPFSKGDRLGKVADWTGATYQDKRYTNKYSSQFGGGSQYAYFHEEDESSFQLVDTARTQKTAYQRNRMRFAQRNLRRDKDRRNMVQFSMQTLPKSAKQKERDRLRLQKKFQKQFGVRQKWDQKSQQKPRDSSVEVRSDWEVKEEMDFPRLMKMRYLEVSEPQDIECCGALEYYDKAFDRITTRNEKLLRSIKRIFHTVTTTDDPVIRKLAKTQGNVFATDAILATLMSCTRSVYSWDIIVQRVGSKLFFDKRDKSDFDLLTVSETANEPPQEEGNSFNSPRNLAMEATYINHNFSQQCLRMGKEKYKFPNPNPFVEDDMDKNEVASVAYRYRRWKLGDDIDLIVRCEHDGVMTGANGEVSFINIKTLNEWDSRYCNGVDWRQKLDSQRGAVIATELKNNSYKLARWTCCALLAGSEYLKLGYVSRYHVKDSSRHVILGTQQFKPNEFASQINLSIENAWGILRCVIDICMKLDEGKYLILKDPNKQVIRIYSLPDGTFSSDEDEEDEEEEEEEEEEES, encoded by the exons ATGGCGAAGTTTGTGACACCCGTGATCCAGGACAACCCCTCCGGCTGGGGGCCCTGCGCTGTGCCCGAGCAGTTCAGGGACATGCCCTACCAGCCCTTCAGTAAAGGAGACCGCCTGGGAAAG GTGGCGGATTGGACGGGAGCCACGTATCAGGATAAAAGATACACAA ACAAGTACTCATCTCAGTTTGGTGGTGGAAGTCAGTATGCTTATTTCCACGAGGAGGATGAGTCCAGCTTCCAGCTGGTGGATACAGCACGGACGCAGAAGACAGCGTACCAGAGGAACCGCATGCGATTTGCACAG AGGAACCTTCGGAGAGACAAGGACCGCCGGAACATGGTGCAGTTCAGCATGCAGACGTTGCCAAAGAGTGCCAAGCAGAAGGAGAG AGATCGCTTGCGCCTACAGAAGAAGTTTCAGAAGCAGTTTGGAGTGAGGCAGAAATGGGACCAAAAATCACAG CAGAAGCCTCGTGACTCCTCTGTTGAAGTTCGCAGTGACTGGGAGGTGAAGGAAGAGATGGATTTCCCTCGGCTGATGAAGATGCGCTACCTGGAGGTGTCAGAGCCACAGGACAT agAGTGCTGTGGAGCCCTAGAATACTATGACAAAGCCTTTGACCGTATTACAACAAGGAATGAGAAGCTACTGAGGAGCATTAAGCGCATCTTCCATACGGTCACTACCACTGATGACCCAGTTATCCGAAAG CTAGCCAAGACCCAGGGGAACGTGTTTGCCACAGATGCCATCCTGGCCACGCTGATGAGCTGCACTCGCTCCGTCTATTCCTGGGACATCATTGTTCAGAGAGTTGGATCCAAGCTTTTCTTTGACAAGAGGGACAAATCAGATTTTG ACCTCCTCACAGTGAGTGAAACAGCCAATGAGCCACCTCAGGAAGAGGGAAACTCCTTTAATTCTCCACGCAACCTTGCCATGGAAGCCACCTACATCAACCATAACTTCTCCCAGCAGTGTCTGAGGATG ggaaaggagaaatacAAGTTTCCCAATCCAAACCCCTTTGTGGAGGATGACATGGATAAAAACGAAGTAGCTTCTGTTGCTTACAG ATACCGACGGTGGAAGCTGGGAGATGATATAGATCTCATTGTCCGCTGCGAGCATGATGGAGTGATGACAGGAGCTAATGGAGAAGTGTCATTCATCAACATCAAAACACTGAACGAGTGGGATTCTAGG TATTGTAATGGAGTGGATTGGCGCCAGAAGCTCGACTCACAGAGGGGAGCTGTGATCGCCACCGAGCTGAAAAACAACAGCTACAAGTTAGCCCGCTGGACGTGTTGTGCTCTGCTGGCTGGATCAGAGTATCTTAAGCTCGG GTATGTGTCCCGGTACCACGTTAAGGACTCTTCCCGCCACGTGATTCTGGGCACGCAGCAGTTCAAGCCCAATGAGTTTGCCAGCCAGATCAACCTGAGCATAGAGAATGCCTGGGGCATCCTGAGATGTGTCATCGACATCTGTATGAAGCTGGATGAGGGGAAGTACCTCATCCTCAAGGATCCCAACAAGCAGGTGATCCGGATCTACAGCTTGCCTGATGGCACCTTCAGCTctgatgaggatgaggaggacgaggaggaagaagaggaagaggaag AGGAGGAGAGCTGA
- the TXN2 gene encoding thioredoxin, mitochondrial — protein MAQRLVVRRLLSLTPRTLPTQGPLAPCAPPGRPFGTSASWRSTFNVQDGSDFQDRVVNNPKPVVVDFHAQWCGPCKILGPRLEKMVAKHEGKVLMAKVDIDDHTDLAIEYEVSAVPTVLAMKNGDVVDKFVGIKDEDQLEAFLKKLIGA, from the exons ATGGCCCAGAGGTTGGTGGTCCGGCGGCTGCTGTCCCTCACCCCCAGGACACTGCCCACACAGGGCCCCTTGGCACCGTGTGCACCCCCTGGCAGGCCCTTTGGCACCTCGGCAAGCTGGAGGAGCACCTTCAATGTGCAGGATGGCAGTGACTTCCAGGATCGAGTGGTGAACAATCCCAAACCCGTTGTGGTGGATTTCCATGCACA GTGGTGTGGCCCCTGCAAGATCCTAGGCCCCAGGTTAGAGAAGATGGTGGCCAAACACGAGGGGAAGGTGCTGATGGCCAAAGTGGACATTGATGATCACACAGACCTTGCTATTGAGTATGAG GTGTCAGCAGTGCCAACCGTGCTGGCTATGAAGAATGGAGATGTTGTGGATAAGTTTGTGGGGATTAAGGACGAGGATCAGCTGGAGGCATTCCTCAAGAAACTCATTGGAGCCTGA